In the Deltaproteobacteria bacterium genome, one interval contains:
- a CDS encoding hemolysin III family protein: MPGRGEEIANSLTHGVGAGLAVAALVLLVVFSVRYGDVWRVVSLSIFGATLVLLYTASTLYHAFTNQRVKRIFQVLDHSCIYLLIAGSYTPLTLVHLRGPWGWSLFGAVWGLALFGIWFKAFFTGRFQAVSVALYLLMGWLLVIAIKPALAIVPPGLLFWIVLGGLSYTLGVIFFVLDRKPYFHAIWHLFVLAGSTLHFFGMLFYLPVK, from the coding sequence ATGCCGGGACGCGGCGAGGAGATCGCCAACAGCCTCACCCACGGCGTGGGGGCGGGGCTCGCCGTGGCGGCCCTGGTGCTCCTGGTGGTGTTCTCGGTGCGTTACGGCGATGTGTGGAGGGTGGTGAGCCTTTCCATTTTCGGGGCCACCCTGGTTTTGCTCTACACCGCCTCCACCCTCTACCACGCCTTCACCAACCAGAGGGTGAAGAGGATTTTCCAGGTGCTGGACCACTCGTGCATCTATCTTCTGATCGCCGGAAGCTACACCCCCCTTACACTGGTGCACCTGCGCGGCCCCTGGGGCTGGAGCCTTTTCGGCGCGGTGTGGGGCCTGGCCCTTTTCGGCATCTGGTTCAAGGCCTTTTTCACCGGGCGCTTCCAGGCGGTTTCCGTGGCCCTCTATCTTCTCATGGGCTGGCTTCTGGTGATCGCCATAAAACCGGCGCTGGCCATTGTTCCGCCGGGCCTCCTTTTCTGGATAGTGCTTGGGGGCCTTTCCTACACCCTTGGGGTGATCTTCTTCGTTCTGGACAGAAAACCCTATTTCCACGCCATCTGGCATCTTTTCGTGCTTGCCGGAAGCACCCTCCACTTTTTCGGGATGCTTTTTTACCTGCCGGTGAAGTGA
- a CDS encoding phage holin family protein, which translates to MQDILIKWIILTLAILAASYAVKGIYVRSIGAAIFAAAALGVLNTVVRPVLFILTIPITILTLGLFLLILNAVMLKIAAGLIRGFRINGFLPAVWASVIISLVNWALYKLV; encoded by the coding sequence ATGCAAGACATCCTCATAAAATGGATAATTCTCACCCTGGCCATTCTGGCGGCGTCCTACGCGGTGAAGGGGATATACGTGCGCAGCATCGGCGCGGCCATTTTCGCAGCCGCCGCCCTTGGGGTTTTGAACACCGTGGTGCGCCCGGTCCTGTTCATCTTAACCATCCCCATAACCATTCTGACCCTGGGGCTCTTTCTGCTTATCCTGAACGCAGTGATGCTGAAGATCGCCGCCGGCCTCATCCGGGGCTTCCGCATAAACGGCTTCCTCCCCGCAGTCTGGGCCTCCGTCATAATCTCGCTGGTCAACTGGGCGCTGTACAAGCTGGTGTGA
- a CDS encoding GNAT family N-acetyltransferase, with protein MKIREAAISDMPLLSAHHRMMFEEIWLEKGQRLDPEAAAKIEAAYAEKLASEMPGGVCRAWVMEDGGQPVSSCAITNISLTPNPYDLSSRVVFLHSVFTEKTHRNRGCAQTMVRAAEEWCRENGIRRIILSASDAGRPVYRKLGFCDAPEMMRLFIEIEDTEEAP; from the coding sequence ATGAAAATACGCGAAGCCGCCATATCGGACATGCCGCTTCTTTCAGCCCACCACAGGATGATGTTCGAGGAAATCTGGCTGGAAAAGGGCCAGCGCCTCGACCCGGAGGCCGCCGCCAAAATTGAAGCGGCCTACGCCGAAAAACTTGCGTCCGAAATGCCGGGCGGCGTCTGCCGGGCCTGGGTCATGGAGGATGGCGGCCAGCCCGTTTCAAGTTGCGCGATCACCAATATCAGTCTCACCCCCAACCCTTACGACCTGTCGTCCAGGGTGGTCTTTTTGCACAGCGTGTTCACCGAAAAGACCCACCGTAACAGGGGCTGCGCCCAGACAATGGTAAGGGCCGCAGAGGAATGGTGCAGGGAAAACGGGATAAGGCGGATCATTCTTTCAGCCAGCGACGCCGGGCGGCCTGTCTACCGGAAACTGGGATTTTGCGACGCGCCCGAAATGATGCGGCTTTTCATCGAAATCGAAGATACGGAGGAGGCCCCGTAA
- a CDS encoding spermine synthase, with protein MVTAPLVISLFQARPLLDARKKGLDSTVSSPDLGVSRVRVELYTEGVVFPGHEPLSWDGLEAVARAETSCFMRGDDGALVKIQAFSEKTDRPVSLYPTVGAPTVLVAGRSMHRIKGTDPWADTVQKIKAVGAGTGRVLDTCTGLGYTAILAARTAASVETVEFDPKVSDIARFNPWSRELFDNPKITRHFGDSFDVIDGFPDGAFSRIIHDPPEFALAGHLYSLEFHRKLFRALAKGGRLFHYIGNPESTSGKRNTAGVIKRLKEAGFINVVEAKAAFGVSARKGG; from the coding sequence ATCGTGACCGCGCCCCTCGTCATCTCGCTCTTTCAGGCCCGGCCCCTGCTGGACGCCCGTAAAAAGGGGCTGGATTCCACGGTGTCCTCGCCGGACCTTGGCGTCTCAAGGGTTAGAGTGGAACTCTACACCGAAGGCGTCGTTTTTCCGGGCCACGAGCCCCTGTCGTGGGACGGGCTCGAAGCCGTGGCAAGGGCCGAAACCTCCTGCTTCATGCGGGGCGATGACGGAGCCCTCGTCAAAATCCAGGCGTTTTCCGAAAAAACCGACAGGCCCGTGAGCCTCTATCCCACTGTGGGCGCTCCCACGGTGCTTGTGGCGGGCCGCTCCATGCACCGCATAAAGGGAACAGACCCCTGGGCCGACACGGTACAGAAGATAAAGGCTGTGGGCGCAGGAACGGGCAGGGTGCTGGACACCTGCACGGGCCTTGGCTATACCGCCATTCTCGCGGCCCGCACGGCGGCCTCGGTGGAGACCGTGGAGTTTGACCCGAAGGTAAGCGACATCGCCCGTTTCAACCCCTGGTCGCGGGAGCTTTTCGACAACCCCAAGATCACCCGGCATTTCGGCGACAGCTTTGATGTGATCGACGGATTTCCAGACGGAGCCTTTTCCCGGATAATCCACGATCCGCCCGAATTCGCCCTTGCCGGGCATCTCTATTCCCTGGAATTCCATCGCAAGCTGTTCCGGGCGCTGGCCAAGGGCGGCAGGCTCTTCCATTACATCGGAAACCCGGAAAGCACGTCCGGAAAGCGCAACACGGCGGGAGTCATCAAAAGGCTCAAAGAGGCCGGGTTCATAAATGTGGTTGAAGCAAAGGCCGCCTTCGGCGTTTCGGCCCGAAAAGGCGGCTAA
- a CDS encoding GAF domain-containing protein → MSRSHLNRLIKKDAAPAVREILRLMGCAAGIYDSCGMLLAGVEAGCECAEAAVSLEGKVIGKVRGSRAAAPAANLLSFLLEEEIRKKRLVTEALDKDSDIRLLKEMAEKMADAEDLTEVAACVVDEATAAIESTGASVMLINEKTGKLEIVAAFGKKFSPRPVLKPGVGIVGEVILTGRGEIVNDAQSDARFVPGSYKISSLMCEPIVFKEDVIGAINVSSARPMNYRAADQRLLNLLASQAASAIVSARKMEQLRAEMPLPEAVTASSEPFSIGLESGALNIPSEPPATPPPKDAPRSPGDEAKEMGIPESLMDCFGKMQGSTLEPGDACHENMAVLFSDIRSFSEHMGSMNPRQNVDFLTRYVKCIRPVVARYGGFVAQWVGDGQMILFPETKTGVADNALKAAIDIQKKVGEFSRVQEDALRLPVAVGMGLCVGPLTLGVIGFDSGLISTVIGDTVTAASRMERLTKRFGIKVAVSERFVASLKNRSLFTFREIDLVELPGLEKTFSVYEVINADPDGVRAAKTQCIGAFKDAVEKYRAGEFTQALRMFEKLKSHMPFDRVTDIYLGRCAAFLRNSPPKGWVGVYRLVE, encoded by the coding sequence ATGTCCCGATCCCATCTCAATCGGCTGATAAAAAAGGACGCAGCCCCCGCCGTGCGGGAAATCCTGCGCCTCATGGGCTGCGCGGCAGGAATATACGATAGTTGCGGAATGCTTCTGGCCGGAGTCGAGGCCGGGTGCGAATGCGCCGAGGCTGCGGTGAGCCTTGAAGGCAAGGTGATAGGAAAGGTGAGGGGAAGCAGGGCCGCCGCCCCCGCCGCCAACCTGCTGTCCTTTCTTCTGGAGGAGGAGATCAGGAAAAAGCGCCTGGTCACCGAGGCGCTCGACAAGGACTCGGACATTCGCCTTTTAAAGGAAATGGCCGAGAAAATGGCGGACGCGGAGGACCTCACCGAGGTGGCCGCCTGCGTGGTGGACGAGGCCACCGCAGCCATCGAGAGCACCGGGGCCTCGGTGATGCTCATCAACGAGAAGACCGGCAAGCTCGAAATTGTGGCCGCCTTCGGAAAGAAGTTCTCCCCCCGCCCGGTTCTGAAGCCCGGAGTGGGCATAGTGGGAGAGGTGATCCTTACCGGCAGGGGCGAAATAGTCAACGACGCCCAGTCGGACGCCCGTTTCGTGCCTGGCAGCTACAAGATATCCTCCCTCATGTGCGAACCCATCGTGTTCAAAGAGGATGTCATAGGGGCCATAAACGTGTCATCCGCCCGCCCAATGAACTACAGGGCCGCAGATCAGCGCCTTCTCAATCTCCTTGCCTCCCAGGCCGCAAGCGCCATAGTATCGGCCAGAAAGATGGAGCAGCTAAGGGCGGAAATGCCCCTGCCGGAAGCGGTTACGGCCTCGTCCGAACCCTTCTCCATAGGGCTTGAATCCGGCGCGCTCAATATACCCTCCGAACCGCCCGCCACCCCGCCCCCCAAGGATGCCCCAAGAAGCCCCGGCGACGAGGCGAAGGAGATGGGAATACCCGAAAGCCTCATGGACTGTTTCGGGAAGATGCAGGGTTCGACCCTTGAACCGGGGGACGCCTGCCACGAGAACATGGCGGTGCTTTTTTCTGACATACGGTCTTTTTCCGAGCACATGGGAAGCATGAACCCGCGCCAGAACGTGGATTTCCTCACAAGGTACGTGAAGTGCATAAGGCCGGTGGTCGCCCGTTACGGCGGCTTCGTGGCCCAGTGGGTGGGTGACGGGCAGATGATCCTTTTCCCCGAAACGAAAACGGGCGTGGCTGACAACGCCCTGAAAGCCGCCATCGACATCCAGAAAAAGGTGGGGGAGTTCTCCAGGGTCCAGGAGGACGCCCTAAGACTTCCCGTGGCCGTGGGCATGGGCCTTTGCGTGGGGCCCCTCACCCTTGGCGTCATCGGCTTCGATTCCGGCCTCATATCCACGGTTATCGGCGATACCGTCACGGCGGCCTCACGCATGGAAAGGCTCACCAAGCGTTTCGGCATCAAGGTGGCGGTTTCCGAGCGTTTCGTGGCCAGCCTCAAAAACCGGTCCCTGTTCACTTTCAGGGAGATCGATCTTGTGGAGCTGCCCGGACTTGAAAAGACCTTTTCGGTGTATGAGGTGATAAACGCCGATCCCGACGGAGTCCGGGCCGCCAAGACCCAGTGCATCGGGGCCTTCAAGGACGCGGTGGAAAAATACAGGGCGGGCGAGTTCACCCAGGCCCTCCGAATGTTCGAAAAGCTGAAAAGCCACATGCCCTTTGACCGGGTGACCGACATCTACCTTGGCCGGTGCGCGGCTTTTTTGAGGAATTCCCCGCCCAAGGGATGGGTTGGCGTTTATCGGCTGGTGGAGTGA
- a CDS encoding methyltransferase domain-containing protein: MHDSYVHGYDPRENERLSDQAGTLADLLHHDTIYPDGSLVLEAGCGVGAQTVTLAKMSPGAGFVSIDISPDSVAEAERRTKEAGFSNVSFQQADIFKLPFAPESFDHVFVCFVLEHLPEPVKALGILKGLLKPGGTITVIEGDHGSAYFHPESAAARAAINCQVLLQARAGGNADIGRQVYPIMKDAGFAGVRVSPRMVYVDDSRPHLIEGFTKKTFTAMIEGVRGPALSAGLMEPERFDQGIRDLYRTAEPGGVFCYTFFKGLGRKP; the protein is encoded by the coding sequence ATGCACGATTCATACGTCCACGGCTATGACCCGCGTGAAAACGAGAGATTGAGCGATCAGGCCGGAACCCTGGCCGATCTTCTGCACCACGACACGATCTATCCTGACGGAAGCCTCGTCCTGGAAGCAGGCTGCGGCGTGGGCGCGCAGACGGTGACCCTTGCGAAAATGAGCCCCGGCGCAGGATTCGTCTCCATCGATATCTCCCCCGATTCCGTGGCCGAAGCCGAAAGAAGAACCAAGGAAGCAGGGTTCTCCAACGTCTCCTTCCAACAGGCCGACATCTTTAAGCTCCCCTTTGCGCCGGAATCCTTCGACCACGTCTTCGTCTGCTTTGTGCTGGAGCACCTGCCCGAACCGGTGAAGGCCCTTGGCATCCTAAAGGGGCTTTTGAAGCCGGGCGGCACCATAACGGTGATCGAGGGCGACCACGGCTCGGCCTATTTTCACCCGGAAAGCGCGGCGGCGCGGGCCGCCATAAACTGCCAGGTATTGCTTCAGGCAAGGGCGGGCGGAAACGCCGACATAGGCCGCCAAGTGTACCCCATAATGAAGGACGCCGGATTTGCAGGAGTTCGCGTGTCGCCCCGCATGGTTTACGTGGACGACTCCCGCCCCCACCTTATCGAGGGCTTCACAAAAAAGACCTTCACCGCCATGATAGAGGGCGTTCGCGGCCCCGCACTTTCCGCCGGGCTCATGGAGCCGGAAAGGTTCGACCAGGGCATCCGCGACCTTTACAGGACCGCCGAACCGGGCGGCGTTTTCTGCTACACCTTTTTTAAAGGCCTGGGCCGGAAACCCTGA
- a CDS encoding protein kinase, translating to MKVSPIADSSFFAELSGITHVGRYTVTKELGRGGMAVVFLGRDPYIQRQVAIKMSRPHTEEEKTQFFVEAQSAGRLNHPNLVAVYDAGVHGRFCYIAMELVEGHTLDRYCQPENLLPPKKAAEIVFSVLNALDYAHKQGVIHRDIKPSNIMLDKNGDVKIADFGIARIKGLSTMRVIRGTPSYMSPEQVKGEPIKDNTDIFSAGCVLFELLTGVPAFGGEDFSSIIKKIVESDPPPILRLRPELPKIFGDVIQKALAKDPTVRYQSCLDFAYDLRVAVRGLAAETLAAPEKPKSALEYIRYVPFFANFTPRQLEELFQASDILKVKKGKVVVAQGEIDDTFFIILSGSARIEKDGQIIARVGMGECFGEMAYIGGQARVATVVADTDLVLMKISATILDRAPGPIQLLFFKNFAKFLVKRFSMFFNKQE from the coding sequence ATGAAAGTATCCCCCATCGCCGACTCCTCATTTTTTGCCGAGCTTTCCGGGATCACCCACGTTGGCCGCTACACCGTCACAAAGGAATTGGGGCGCGGCGGCATGGCCGTGGTCTTTCTGGGGCGCGACCCCTACATCCAGAGGCAGGTGGCCATTAAGATGAGCCGGCCCCACACCGAGGAGGAAAAGACCCAGTTCTTCGTGGAGGCCCAGAGCGCGGGAAGGCTCAACCACCCCAACCTGGTTGCGGTCTACGACGCAGGCGTACACGGGCGTTTCTGCTACATAGCCATGGAGCTTGTGGAAGGCCATACCCTGGACCGTTACTGCCAGCCCGAAAACCTCCTGCCCCCCAAAAAGGCTGCGGAGATCGTGTTTTCGGTGCTGAACGCCCTCGATTACGCCCACAAGCAGGGGGTGATCCACCGGGACATAAAGCCCTCCAACATCATGCTGGACAAAAACGGGGACGTCAAAATCGCCGATTTCGGCATCGCCCGTATCAAGGGCTTAAGCACCATGCGGGTCATAAGGGGGACTCCCAGCTACATGTCCCCGGAGCAGGTGAAGGGCGAGCCCATAAAGGACAACACCGACATCTTTTCGGCGGGCTGCGTGCTTTTCGAGCTTCTTACGGGGGTGCCCGCCTTCGGCGGCGAGGATTTCTCCTCCATCATCAAAAAGATCGTTGAATCAGACCCACCGCCCATCCTGCGCCTGAGGCCGGAGCTTCCGAAAATTTTCGGGGACGTCATCCAAAAGGCCCTTGCCAAGGACCCGACGGTCCGTTACCAGAGCTGCCTTGATTTCGCCTACGACCTTCGGGTGGCGGTGCGGGGCCTTGCGGCTGAAACTTTAGCCGCGCCCGAAAAGCCCAAGAGCGCCCTGGAATACATACGCTACGTGCCTTTTTTCGCCAACTTCACTCCCAGGCAGCTTGAGGAGCTTTTTCAGGCAAGCGACATACTGAAGGTGAAAAAGGGCAAGGTGGTGGTGGCCCAGGGCGAGATCGACGACACCTTTTTCATCATCCTGTCCGGTTCCGCCCGCATAGAAAAGGACGGCCAGATCATAGCCCGCGTGGGCATGGGGGAATGTTTCGGCGAAATGGCCTATATAGGCGGCCAGGCCCGCGTGGCCACCGTGGTGGCGGACACCGACCTGGTTCTCATGAAGATTTCGGCCACCATACTGGACCGGGCCCCAGGCCCCATCCAGCTTCTTTTTTTCAAGAATTTCGCCAAGTTTCTGGTAAAGCGCTTTTCCATGTTCTTCAACAAGCAGGAATGA
- a CDS encoding serpin family protein gives MAEFPPDPDSIFCAMDFFRELQKTETGNFIFSPSSLRKALALACLGAKGGTREEIARVMRFSPDSPVFLDHWKKFTGRMNSIGKSKKLSIEGADALFIQEGYPFSGAYMEKAETVFGAEIKPVDFASGDALSEMDDWISKKTRGLIKNAIPPNLITAEARMFILDTLFFKGEWADPFETELTEKEPFFPSGGGRVMAKMMHAHSYYGYSENESFQILELPYSQGLNMIVVLPRKKDAKKSDWAKLDPEDLDHRLKRMDRVEVELAFPKFDCTSSLNLSKTCQALGIMDAFSDISADFSGITGQKGLYVSAIGQKAKITVDEKGTVAAAVTYDGPMVAAALEEPPKPIQFIADHPFAYLIMDSASGTVLFMGRVENPAE, from the coding sequence GTGGCTGAATTTCCGCCCGATCCCGATTCAATATTCTGCGCAATGGACTTTTTCCGTGAGCTCCAAAAAACCGAGACCGGCAACTTCATCTTTTCGCCTTCAAGCCTCAGAAAGGCCCTGGCCCTCGCCTGCCTTGGGGCCAAAGGCGGCACCAGGGAGGAAATCGCGCGGGTCATGCGCTTTTCCCCGGACTCGCCGGTCTTTCTGGATCACTGGAAAAAATTTACGGGCCGCATGAACTCCATTGGAAAGTCGAAAAAACTTTCCATTGAAGGGGCGGACGCTCTTTTTATCCAGGAAGGCTATCCGTTTTCGGGCGCTTACATGGAAAAAGCCGAAACCGTGTTCGGGGCTGAGATTAAGCCCGTGGACTTCGCCTCAGGGGACGCCCTTTCCGAAATGGACGACTGGATATCCAAAAAAACCAGGGGCCTCATCAAAAACGCCATACCCCCAAATCTTATCACCGCCGAGGCCCGCATGTTCATTCTGGACACCCTGTTTTTCAAGGGCGAATGGGCCGACCCCTTTGAAACCGAACTGACCGAAAAGGAGCCCTTTTTTCCGTCCGGCGGCGGGCGTGTGATGGCAAAAATGATGCACGCCCACTCTTATTACGGTTATTCCGAAAACGAGTCCTTCCAGATTCTTGAACTGCCATACTCCCAGGGGCTCAACATGATAGTGGTGCTGCCCCGGAAAAAGGACGCCAAAAAATCCGATTGGGCAAAGCTTGATCCAGAGGACTTGGACCATCGGCTCAAACGCATGGACCGTGTAGAGGTGGAGCTCGCCTTTCCGAAGTTCGACTGCACATCGAGCCTGAACCTGTCGAAAACCTGCCAGGCCCTTGGAATAATGGACGCCTTCAGCGACATTTCCGCCGATTTTTCAGGGATAACCGGCCAGAAGGGGCTTTACGTCTCAGCCATAGGGCAGAAGGCAAAGATCACGGTGGATGAAAAAGGCACGGTTGCGGCTGCCGTAACCTACGACGGACCGATGGTTGCGGCAGCTCTGGAGGAACCACCCAAGCCCATACAGTTCATCGCTGATCACCCCTTTGCCTATCTCATAATGGATTCGGCCAGCGGAACGGTGCTTTTCATGGGAAGGGTAGAAAACCCGGCTGAGTAA